The proteins below are encoded in one region of Gemmatimonas sp.:
- a CDS encoding DUF2490 domain-containing protein yields the protein MPPISIRKGSALALLVALSAAPAGAQPWITRHQDALWVGAFVDEPITKRTALWFDGSWRRMDLGADPQQLLLRPGVQVTLAPGVRVAGGYAYIATAPYGNLPAATSTREHRSWQQISLSHRAGPFTMSHRYRLEQRWIHPLLAVMGSDDREAGPTAYQNRLRYMPRAQANLGSLTLQGRPLIGFVWDELLMPLGGGAQTFTIGQNRATVGVGVPLSPRVRAEVGYMNLYNALAARRANEVNHTLWLSWHWSGR from the coding sequence ATGCCCCCTATTTCTATCCGAAAGGGTAGCGCGCTGGCGCTGCTGGTCGCCCTCTCCGCCGCTCCTGCCGGCGCGCAGCCCTGGATTACGCGGCATCAGGACGCCCTGTGGGTGGGCGCCTTCGTGGACGAGCCCATAACCAAGCGCACCGCCCTCTGGTTCGATGGGTCGTGGCGGCGCATGGACCTCGGCGCCGATCCGCAGCAACTGCTGTTGCGCCCCGGCGTGCAGGTCACGCTGGCGCCGGGGGTCCGAGTGGCCGGAGGGTACGCGTACATCGCCACGGCCCCGTACGGCAACCTGCCTGCAGCCACATCCACCCGCGAGCACCGCAGCTGGCAGCAGATCTCGTTGAGTCACCGCGCCGGTCCGTTTACCATGAGCCATCGCTACCGTCTGGAGCAGCGGTGGATCCATCCGCTCCTGGCGGTGATGGGCTCCGACGACCGCGAGGCCGGCCCCACCGCCTACCAGAATCGCCTGCGGTACATGCCGCGAGCGCAGGCCAACCTGGGGTCACTCACGCTGCAGGGGCGCCCGCTCATCGGTTTCGTTTGGGACGAACTGCTCATGCCGCTGGGGGGCGGGGCCCAGACCTTCACGATCGGCCAGAACCGGGCCACGGTGGGGGTCGGGGTACCGCTCTCGCCCCGCGTTCGCGCCGAAGTGGGCTACATGAACCTGTACAACGCCTTGGCGGCGCGGCGGGCCAACGAGGTGAATCACACCCTTTGGCTGTCGTGGCACTGGAGCGGGCGATGA